In one Pseudomonadota bacterium genomic region, the following are encoded:
- a CDS encoding tetratricopeptide repeat protein produces the protein MGKPGNFLTELKRRNVVRVALVYGIVAWLLLQVVDIVVPLMGLPDWVGKFFLLLIGIGFPLALIFAWAFEMTPDGLKLEKHVDRSQSVTAETGRKLDFMIIAVLLFAIVLFALDKFVWVDDQAPESVMTAEEPAIAKPVNRRSIAVLPFASRSANEDDLYFVQGMHDDVLTHLARIGSLKVISRTSVMEYRDTTKNMRTIGKELGVATILEGGVQRAGDRVRINMQLIDAVTDEHLWADTYDRQLTTANIFAIQSEIASAIAAALHATLSPAEQQALASVPTENLRAYDFFQRGRAIQRNAGGKAQEQRLQLFEQAVLLDPDFALAHAALASAYTDRYWFFGRDKSDLALARTAIDKAFELNPGMPEAHIALSDFYYHGFLDYDRALEQLDIAIPMVPGNAEAIAIRSFILRRRGKFDDSIPDLERAIDLDPRNALWSFEVGNTYGHLGRWDRAISYYDRAVQLSPNDPYNRLLRAYALIALDIDSTALRDMMTDPTLPDSPNLILSRWETAMQNRDHDLAMDAIERSESEVLDIQNDFFPLDLLRGRTEFYLGDRDKAAGYFESAKAVLESKSRDSPNDPRIFSALGLVHAGLGEKHKALEAAQTAYELLPVSVDAMAGPVYVFHYAITYAMLDQHAAAIAKLEELLSRPNGWSLNLVLLYPEFEKLHDEPAFAALVEKHRVRD, from the coding sequence ATGGGGAAACCTGGCAATTTTCTGACTGAACTCAAGCGGCGAAACGTCGTTAGGGTCGCTCTGGTCTATGGCATCGTCGCCTGGCTGCTGCTGCAAGTTGTAGACATTGTCGTACCCTTGATGGGGCTGCCTGATTGGGTCGGCAAATTCTTCCTCCTGTTGATCGGTATCGGGTTCCCACTGGCGCTGATTTTCGCCTGGGCCTTCGAAATGACTCCGGATGGCCTGAAATTGGAAAAGCATGTCGATCGCAGCCAGTCGGTAACTGCTGAAACCGGCAGAAAACTCGATTTCATGATCATTGCCGTGCTGTTGTTCGCCATCGTATTGTTTGCGCTGGACAAGTTCGTCTGGGTCGATGATCAAGCGCCTGAGTCAGTCATGACCGCAGAGGAACCCGCGATTGCGAAACCGGTCAACCGCCGGTCGATCGCCGTGTTGCCTTTCGCCAGTCGCAGCGCCAACGAAGACGATCTGTATTTTGTCCAGGGCATGCATGACGATGTGTTGACCCACTTGGCGCGGATCGGCTCGCTAAAAGTGATTTCCAGGACTTCGGTCATGGAATACCGCGACACCACCAAGAATATGCGCACCATCGGCAAGGAGCTGGGGGTCGCGACGATCCTCGAAGGCGGCGTGCAAAGAGCGGGCGACCGGGTGCGTATCAACATGCAGTTGATCGATGCCGTGACCGACGAACACCTGTGGGCCGACACCTATGACCGGCAATTGACCACGGCGAATATTTTTGCGATCCAGAGCGAAATCGCCAGTGCGATTGCCGCTGCCCTGCATGCCACCTTGTCGCCGGCCGAGCAACAGGCGCTGGCTAGTGTCCCGACCGAGAATTTGCGGGCCTATGATTTTTTCCAGCGCGGTCGGGCCATCCAGCGGAATGCTGGCGGGAAAGCTCAGGAACAGCGGTTGCAACTGTTCGAACAGGCGGTGTTGCTGGATCCGGATTTTGCCCTGGCGCATGCAGCACTGGCCAGCGCGTACACGGACCGGTACTGGTTTTTTGGCCGCGACAAGTCTGACCTCGCGCTGGCCCGCACGGCGATCGACAAAGCTTTCGAACTGAATCCCGGCATGCCGGAAGCACACATCGCGTTGTCAGATTTTTATTATCATGGCTTTTTGGACTATGACCGGGCGCTCGAGCAGCTTGATATCGCGATCCCGATGGTACCGGGGAATGCGGAGGCAATTGCGATTCGCTCATTTATCCTGAGGCGGCGCGGCAAATTCGACGATTCCATTCCCGATCTGGAGCGCGCGATCGATCTGGATCCGCGTAACGCTTTGTGGTCTTTCGAAGTGGGAAACACTTATGGGCATCTGGGTCGATGGGATCGAGCTATTAGCTATTACGACAGGGCAGTTCAATTATCGCCAAATGATCCATACAACAGGCTTCTTCGGGCCTATGCGCTGATCGCTCTGGACATCGATTCTACGGCGTTGCGGGATATGATGACCGACCCGACCTTGCCCGATTCGCCGAATTTGATCCTGTCCCGGTGGGAAACGGCCATGCAAAATCGCGATCATGACCTGGCGATGGACGCGATCGAGCGCAGCGAGTCCGAGGTATTGGATATACAGAACGATTTTTTTCCTCTGGACCTCTTGCGGGGGCGGACAGAGTTTTACCTGGGCGACCGGGACAAAGCGGCCGGGTATTTCGAGTCCGCCAAAGCCGTATTGGAAAGCAAGTCCAGGGATTCACCGAACGACCCGAGAATCTTCAGTGCGCTCGGTTTGGTGCACGCGGGTCTGGGTGAGAAGCATAAGGCGCTCGAAGCGGCGCAAACCGCCTATGAATTGCTCCCCGTGAGCGTAGACGCCATGGCCGGCCCGGTTTATGTCTTCCATTACGCAATTACCTACGCGATGCTCGATCAGCACGCCGCCGCGATTGCCAAGCTGGAAGAATTGCTTTCGCGACCGAATGGCTGGAGCCTGAATCTCGTTCTGCTTTATCCGGAATTTGAAAAACTGCATGATGAACCGGCATTCGCAGCGCTCGTAGAAAAACATCGCGTCCGTGATTGA
- a CDS encoding histidine phosphatase family protein gives MPEIYLVRHGETAINSTQYDRLSELGLEQARSLGRYFSKLNPGFDRVVTGSMQRHVQTANATVEAMAISVETEQHPGLDEYDFIALCSAFASQYPEKATGLTETGHVDGIKGFYKVLKQALLAWSKDRLQGPLPESWPEFEQRVADALSFLRHGERVLVISSGGPIAVLTGQVLGISSAMKIQLNIQVRNCAYSRFFFNDQTVLLDSFNNTAHLEPGALMPVQRTET, from the coding sequence ATGCCTGAAATTTACCTGGTGAGACACGGCGAAACCGCGATCAACAGTACACAGTATGACCGGCTGTCGGAGCTGGGACTCGAGCAGGCCAGGTCACTGGGCCGGTATTTCTCAAAACTGAACCCTGGCTTCGACCGTGTCGTGACCGGCAGCATGCAACGCCACGTACAGACCGCCAACGCCACCGTCGAGGCAATGGCAATCAGCGTCGAAACCGAGCAACACCCGGGCCTTGATGAATATGATTTCATCGCACTATGCAGCGCGTTCGCCAGCCAGTATCCGGAAAAGGCCACCGGCCTGACCGAGACCGGCCATGTCGATGGGATCAAGGGTTTTTACAAAGTCTTGAAGCAGGCGTTGCTGGCATGGAGCAAGGATCGCCTGCAAGGGCCGTTGCCCGAATCCTGGCCGGAATTCGAGCAGCGGGTGGCCGATGCATTAAGTTTCCTGCGCCACGGCGAGCGGGTGCTCGTCATCAGTTCGGGTGGCCCGATCGCCGTGCTGACCGGCCAGGTGCTCGGCATCAGCAGCGCAATGAAAATACAGCTCAACATACAAGTAAGAAACTGCGCCTACAGCCGGTTTTTCTTCAATGACCAGACCGTGCTGCTGGATAGCTTCAACAATACCGCCCACCTGGAACCTGGTGCATTAATGCCGGTGCAGAGGACTGAAACGTGA
- a CDS encoding acyl-CoA dehydrogenase family protein, translated as MNFQNSDKVSKLTERLEKFMDANIYPVEQSYRQAIQASENRWVTPALMNELKGKARQEELWNLFLPDDEYGAGLSNLEYAPLAELMGRVLWCSEVFNCSAPDTGNMEVLAQYGSQAQKKQWLTPLLNGEIRSAFAMTEPAVASSDATNIECSIVADGDDYLINGRKWFITGAMHENCRILIVMGKTAPDNPDRHRQQSMILVPMDTPGVKVERPLTTLGYDDPPFGHAELSFTDVRVPAANLILGEGRGFEIAQGRLGPGRIHHCMRLVGLAQRGLEAMCRRAEQRVAFGKKLSEQGSVREDIAKSACEIDQARLLTLKTADTMDRDGNKAARNEIAMIKIIAPAMACRVLDRAIQIHGAAGLHDDLFLSEAYTYARQIRLADGPDQVHMNALGRWLVREHN; from the coding sequence GTGAATTTCCAAAACTCAGACAAGGTCAGCAAGCTCACGGAGCGTCTCGAGAAGTTCATGGATGCGAATATTTACCCGGTCGAGCAAAGTTACCGGCAGGCGATCCAAGCATCGGAAAATCGCTGGGTCACGCCGGCATTGATGAATGAACTCAAGGGAAAGGCCAGGCAAGAAGAGCTGTGGAATCTTTTTCTGCCAGACGATGAGTATGGCGCCGGTCTGAGTAATCTCGAGTACGCACCGCTGGCTGAGCTCATGGGAAGGGTCCTGTGGTGTTCGGAGGTTTTTAATTGCAGCGCGCCAGACACCGGCAACATGGAGGTGCTGGCTCAATACGGTAGCCAGGCACAAAAAAAGCAATGGCTGACGCCGTTGCTGAACGGGGAGATTCGTTCGGCTTTCGCCATGACCGAGCCGGCGGTCGCCTCGTCCGATGCCACCAATATCGAGTGTTCGATCGTCGCCGACGGCGATGATTACCTCATCAATGGCCGCAAGTGGTTTATCACCGGCGCCATGCACGAAAATTGCCGCATCCTGATCGTCATGGGCAAGACCGCGCCGGATAATCCGGACCGTCACCGGCAGCAATCGATGATCCTGGTGCCAATGGATACGCCCGGCGTTAAGGTGGAGCGACCGCTAACCACGCTGGGCTACGACGATCCGCCATTTGGTCACGCCGAACTGTCATTCACCGATGTGCGCGTACCGGCCGCCAACCTGATCCTGGGCGAGGGCAGGGGCTTTGAAATAGCCCAGGGGCGTCTCGGCCCCGGCCGGATTCATCACTGCATGCGGCTGGTCGGGCTTGCGCAAAGAGGCCTCGAAGCGATGTGCCGCCGCGCCGAACAACGCGTAGCGTTTGGCAAGAAACTCAGTGAACAGGGTTCGGTTCGTGAGGACATAGCGAAATCCGCCTGCGAAATAGACCAGGCGCGCCTGTTGACGCTGAAAACGGCGGACACGATGGACCGTGACGGCAACAAGGCAGCCAGGAACGAGATCGCGATGATTAAAATCATTGCGCCGGCGATGGCTTGCCGGGTACTCGACCGCGCCATCCAGATTCACGGCGCGGCCGGTCTGCACGACGACCTGTTCCTCTCGGAAGCCTATACCTATGCCAGGCAGATTCGCCTGGCGGATGGCCCCGACCAGGTACACATGAACGCATTGGGACGCTGGCTGGTCCGGGAACATAATTAG
- a CDS encoding phosphotransferase, which translates to MGYERKLVDEQKLAAYLESHLDGFRGPLNAEKFPDGQSNPTFRIDAASGVYVLRRKPPGKLLKSAHAVDREYRVISALANSDVPVARAYHLCTDESVIGSMFYLMEYMEGRIFWDPALPGLDPDERGAVYEEMSRVLAHIHAIDPDAHGLADFGKPGNYFERQFDRWSGQYRASETEGIEDMETLMAWLAANLPPDDGQVSLVHGDFRLDNLIFDPLEAQIIAVVDWELSTLGHPLADLAYQCMQWHFPNTGKLRGLADVDIVTLGIPNEDAYVAAYLEQAGMPVVENWSFYLAFCFFRLAAIVQGVKKRALDGNASNQAALQMGELVYPLSALGVKTIAKSP; encoded by the coding sequence ATGGGCTACGAAAGAAAGCTGGTCGATGAGCAAAAACTGGCCGCTTACCTGGAAAGTCATCTCGATGGGTTCCGCGGGCCGTTGAACGCAGAAAAGTTTCCCGACGGCCAGTCAAACCCGACTTTTCGTATCGACGCCGCGTCCGGCGTTTACGTGCTGCGCCGAAAACCGCCGGGCAAACTGCTGAAATCTGCGCACGCGGTTGACCGTGAATACCGGGTTATTTCCGCCCTTGCCAACAGCGATGTTCCGGTCGCACGGGCTTATCATTTGTGCACCGACGAATCTGTTATCGGCAGCATGTTCTACCTGATGGAGTACATGGAAGGGCGCATTTTCTGGGACCCCGCGTTACCCGGACTCGACCCGGATGAAAGAGGCGCGGTCTATGAAGAAATGAGCCGGGTACTCGCGCACATTCACGCGATCGATCCGGACGCGCACGGCCTCGCTGATTTTGGCAAGCCCGGCAATTACTTCGAGCGGCAATTCGACCGCTGGAGCGGACAGTATCGTGCGTCCGAGACCGAAGGCATAGAAGACATGGAAACGCTGATGGCCTGGCTGGCCGCAAACCTGCCGCCGGACGACGGCCAAGTCTCCCTGGTGCACGGGGATTTTCGCCTGGACAACCTGATCTTCGATCCGCTCGAAGCTCAGATTATTGCCGTCGTCGACTGGGAACTATCCACGCTGGGCCACCCATTGGCGGATCTCGCTTACCAGTGCATGCAATGGCATTTCCCAAACACCGGAAAACTTCGCGGTCTGGCGGATGTCGATATCGTTACACTGGGGATACCGAACGAAGATGCGTATGTTGCTGCCTATCTCGAACAAGCAGGCATGCCGGTGGTGGAAAACTGGTCTTTTTACCTGGCGTTTTGTTTCTTCCGCCTGGCGGCGATCGTGCAGGGGGTGAAGAAAAGAGCGCTCGATGGCAACGCTTCGAACCAGGCCGCGCTGCAAATGGGCGAGTTGGTCTACCCACTGTCGGCCCTGGGTGTGAAAACCATAGCAAAGTCCCCTTGA
- the ccmA gene encoding cytochrome c biogenesis heme-transporting ATPase CcmA, whose protein sequence is MLSKDTQEIPMQAEGLELWRGDRCLFRDLSFALPEGAVLHVSGANGCGKTSLLRVLCGLTEPEEGEIRWRGRNIRRCRDDFQHAFAWLGHLNGFKAELSARENLAFSVSLRRETDPDVRNDTLDQVGLDAVADLPCRVLSAGQKRRLSLATIMLSAAQLWILDEPFTNLDVEGRDMISGMLDRHCADGGTAIVAAHQELGVEQSYLQHLNMEDTG, encoded by the coding sequence ATGCTTAGCAAAGATACACAGGAAATCCCGATGCAGGCCGAGGGCCTGGAACTGTGGCGCGGTGATCGTTGCCTGTTCAGGGATTTATCCTTTGCACTGCCCGAGGGAGCAGTGCTGCATGTGTCCGGAGCCAACGGTTGCGGCAAGACCAGCCTGTTACGCGTGTTGTGCGGTCTGACCGAGCCCGAGGAGGGCGAGATACGCTGGCGCGGCCGCAACATTCGCCGTTGTCGCGATGATTTTCAGCACGCATTCGCGTGGCTGGGCCATCTGAACGGGTTCAAAGCCGAACTCAGCGCCCGGGAGAACCTGGCGTTTTCCGTTTCCCTGAGACGCGAGACAGACCCGGATGTCCGGAACGATACACTGGACCAGGTCGGTCTCGATGCTGTCGCGGATTTGCCGTGCCGGGTGCTTTCTGCGGGACAAAAAAGGCGGCTGTCGCTGGCGACGATCATGCTCAGCGCGGCACAACTCTGGATTCTCGACGAGCCATTCACCAACCTGGACGTCGAAGGGCGCGACATGATCTCCGGGATGCTCGATCGCCACTGTGCCGATGGCGGCACGGCTATCGTCGCCGCACACCAGGAACTCGGTGTCGAGCAAAGCTATCTGCAACACCTCAACATGGAGGACACAGGGTGA
- the ccmB gene encoding heme exporter protein CcmB, producing the protein MSGPLAGFGVVLARDLRLAFHRPGEMANPLLFFILITAIFPLGLSPEPELLRTVAPGILWGAALLSSLLALDLLFRSDYEDGSLEQLVLSGHSLPVLVLAKTLAHWMVSGLPLVLVAPLLASALYLPAEAWGTLMLGLLLGTPTLSLLGAMGAALTTGLGTGSALLSLLVLPLATPILIFGARGVDLAVQGMDPVGPLYLLAAILFLALSLLPLAIATAVRISLD; encoded by the coding sequence GTGAGCGGTCCGCTAGCGGGGTTTGGCGTGGTTTTGGCGCGCGATCTGCGGCTGGCTTTCCACCGCCCCGGCGAAATGGCCAATCCGTTGTTGTTCTTCATTTTGATTACCGCGATATTTCCACTCGGACTCAGCCCGGAACCAGAGCTGTTGCGGACGGTCGCGCCCGGCATCCTCTGGGGCGCCGCCTTGTTGTCATCGCTGCTGGCGCTCGACTTGTTGTTTAGAAGCGATTACGAAGACGGCAGCCTGGAGCAGCTGGTCCTGAGCGGCCACTCGCTGCCGGTACTGGTGCTGGCGAAAACGCTGGCCCACTGGATGGTCAGCGGGTTGCCGCTGGTACTGGTCGCTCCGTTGCTGGCCAGCGCTTTGTACCTCCCGGCGGAGGCCTGGGGAACGCTGATGCTCGGCTTGCTGCTTGGCACACCCACCCTCAGCCTGCTGGGCGCCATGGGTGCGGCGCTAACCACCGGCCTCGGGACCGGCAGCGCTCTGCTATCATTGCTGGTCTTGCCGTTGGCCACGCCGATACTGATTTTCGGCGCCAGGGGAGTCGACCTGGCGGTGCAGGGCATGGATCCGGTGGGTCCCCTGTACTTACTGGCTGCGATACTGTTTCTCGCGTTGAGTCTGTTGCCGCTGGCTATTGCCACGGCTGTGCGTATTAGTCTGGATTAA
- a CDS encoding heme ABC transporter permease, whose product MWKIFHQFGSPPHFYRLAGYLIPWFGATALVLILVATYGGLVLAPADYQQGDGFRIIYVHVPSASMSLFAYTLMAAAAGIGLIWRIKLAHAIAAAAAPIGASFTFLALATGSIWGKPMWGTWWAWDARLTSELILLFLFLGYMSLRAAYDDTGKADRASGLLAVVGVVNVPIIHYSVVWWNSLHQGATIMKFGKPAITGDMLWPLLMMLAGFGCYFATVLMIRTRSQVLQRERNSRWLSDL is encoded by the coding sequence ATGTGGAAAATATTTCATCAATTTGGCTCTCCACCCCACTTTTACCGTCTGGCGGGCTACCTGATACCGTGGTTCGGCGCCACGGCGCTGGTCCTGATCCTGGTCGCGACTTATGGCGGCCTGGTGCTGGCGCCGGCCGACTACCAGCAAGGTGACGGTTTCCGGATCATTTATGTCCATGTTCCCAGCGCATCGATGTCGTTGTTCGCTTATACGCTGATGGCCGCCGCCGCCGGCATCGGGCTGATCTGGCGTATCAAGCTTGCCCATGCAATTGCCGCCGCGGCCGCACCGATCGGCGCCTCGTTTACGTTCCTGGCGCTGGCGACCGGCTCTATCTGGGGCAAGCCGATGTGGGGAACCTGGTGGGCCTGGGACGCTCGGCTGACCTCTGAACTGATCCTGCTGTTTCTGTTCCTGGGATATATGTCGCTCAGGGCGGCCTACGACGACACCGGCAAGGCAGACCGGGCCAGCGGCCTGCTCGCGGTGGTCGGCGTGGTCAACGTACCGATCATTCATTATTCGGTGGTCTGGTGGAATTCCCTGCACCAGGGGGCAACCATCATGAAGTTCGGCAAGCCCGCCATCACCGGTGACATGCTGTGGCCGTTGCTGATGATGCTCGCCGGTTTTGGCTGTTATTTCGCGACCGTCCTGATGATCCGGACGCGCAGCCAGGTATTGCAGCGCGAGCGAAATTCCCGCTGGCTTAGTGATTTATAA
- the ccmD gene encoding heme exporter protein CcmD: MLSDFLHMGGYAGYVWSSFGLTAAVLLINLAGARRQFKQRLAFVRRRAAAEDQT, translated from the coding sequence ATGTTATCAGACTTTCTTCACATGGGAGGTTATGCGGGCTACGTCTGGAGCAGCTTTGGCCTGACCGCCGCGGTCCTCCTGATCAATCTGGCTGGCGCCAGGCGGCAGTTCAAACAAAGGCTGGCCTTCGTCCGGCGACGGGCGGCAGCCGAGGACCAGACATGA
- the ccmE gene encoding cytochrome c maturation protein CcmE, which produces MKKRYQRGIQVALVLAGVGIAVALMLRAFDENILYFYTPKQVVAGEAPDGRRFRLGGLVTLGSIEREPGSLKVSFLVTDNHKTLPVEYVGVLPDLFRDGQGVIAHGTMNDGGVFIADEVLAKHDENYMPPEVAEALKEVHGENES; this is translated from the coding sequence ATGAAAAAACGTTATCAAAGAGGCATCCAAGTAGCATTGGTGCTCGCCGGCGTCGGCATCGCCGTGGCGCTCATGCTCAGGGCTTTCGATGAAAATATCCTGTATTTCTATACGCCCAAGCAGGTGGTGGCGGGCGAGGCGCCCGACGGCAGGCGTTTCCGCCTTGGTGGCCTGGTAACGCTCGGCAGCATCGAGCGAGAACCTGGTTCGCTGAAAGTCAGTTTCCTGGTAACCGACAACCACAAAACGCTGCCGGTTGAATACGTGGGCGTGTTACCGGACTTGTTCCGCGACGGGCAGGGGGTAATCGCCCACGGCACCATGAACGATGGCGGTGTGTTCATCGCCGACGAAGTGCTGGCCAAACACGATGAGAATTACATGCCACCGGAAGTAGCCGAAGCGCTGAAAGAAGTGCATGGAGAAAACGAGTCGTGA
- a CDS encoding heme lyase CcmF/NrfE family subunit, producing MIPELGLFALVLTFCLAIIQSFAGLAGAYWRKAEWLALVRPMASGQFVFAALSFGLLTWSFIVNDFSVEYVALNSNTELPLFYRIAAVWAAHEGSLLLWILTLSVWTLGVAWASKDMPAVFRARILGVLGLINCGFMLFVMATSNPFVRLLPAALEGRDLNPLLQDPALVIHPPILYAGYVGLAVAFSFAVAALIEGKVTSNWARWLRPWTLLAWAFLTVGVALGSWWAYYELGWGGWWFWDPVENASFMPWLLATALIHSLAVTEKRGLFKSWTVLLAISGFSLSLLGTFLVRSGVLISVHAFANDPARGLFILIFLGLCIGIALGLYAWRAPAFGSGGGFKVLSRESFLLLNNLMLVVAAGLILIGTLYPLFIDALEMGKISVGPPYFNLVFLIPTLPMVLLLGVGMHSTWKRARWDMLWLRLKTPLLIAVPVALGISFAWGRPSVLTFVGVFAGVWVILSALSEIRQRQKMGRNFFALPRSVLGMLTAHIGLGLFVLGTTVTSVFSIEKDLALRAGDVVEMAGYQFKLETLRNTEGPNFDAVEGVVTIRRDGEVVTTLYPQKRVYRVQTSPMTEAGIDAGWTRDLFVALGDDLGNGSWSLRIQFKPLVRFIWLGALVMAFGGLLSMSDPRYRKKRRAEAPAPELAEGAAP from the coding sequence GTGATACCCGAACTTGGACTGTTCGCGCTGGTTTTGACCTTCTGCCTCGCGATTATTCAGTCTTTTGCGGGGCTGGCTGGCGCATATTGGCGCAAGGCAGAATGGCTGGCGCTGGTTCGGCCCATGGCCAGCGGGCAGTTTGTGTTTGCTGCGTTGTCATTTGGCCTGCTGACCTGGTCGTTCATCGTCAACGACTTTTCCGTCGAATACGTGGCGCTCAATTCGAACACTGAGCTGCCGTTGTTCTACCGGATCGCCGCCGTCTGGGCGGCGCACGAAGGCTCGTTGCTGCTCTGGATACTGACGTTGTCTGTCTGGACCCTAGGTGTCGCGTGGGCAAGTAAGGACATGCCCGCCGTGTTTCGCGCCCGGATACTGGGCGTGCTGGGCCTGATCAACTGCGGGTTCATGCTGTTTGTCATGGCGACCTCAAACCCGTTCGTTCGACTGCTGCCCGCAGCGCTAGAGGGGCGTGACTTGAATCCGTTGTTGCAGGACCCGGCGCTGGTTATCCACCCACCAATTCTTTACGCCGGTTATGTCGGTCTCGCAGTGGCTTTTTCCTTTGCCGTTGCCGCGTTGATCGAGGGTAAAGTGACCAGCAACTGGGCGAGATGGCTCAGGCCGTGGACCCTCCTGGCATGGGCTTTTCTGACCGTCGGTGTCGCACTGGGCTCCTGGTGGGCCTATTACGAACTGGGCTGGGGCGGCTGGTGGTTCTGGGACCCGGTTGAGAATGCCTCGTTTATGCCCTGGCTGCTAGCGACCGCCCTGATTCATTCCCTGGCGGTAACGGAAAAACGCGGCTTGTTCAAGAGTTGGACGGTCCTGCTGGCGATCAGCGGTTTTTCGCTGAGCCTGCTGGGTACTTTCCTGGTGCGCTCCGGCGTATTGATATCGGTGCATGCCTTTGCCAACGACCCGGCGCGCGGCCTGTTTATCCTGATCTTTCTCGGTCTGTGTATAGGCATTGCGCTGGGTCTTTACGCGTGGCGCGCGCCCGCGTTCGGTTCAGGCGGCGGCTTCAAGGTCCTGTCGCGGGAAAGCTTCCTGCTGCTGAATAACCTGATGCTGGTGGTTGCCGCCGGCCTGATATTGATTGGCACTTTATATCCGTTGTTTATCGATGCACTGGAGATGGGAAAAATTTCGGTCGGCCCACCGTATTTCAACCTGGTGTTCCTGATCCCCACGCTGCCCATGGTGTTGTTGCTCGGCGTCGGGATGCACAGCACCTGGAAACGGGCGCGCTGGGACATGCTGTGGTTACGCCTGAAAACGCCGCTTTTGATTGCAGTGCCGGTGGCTCTGGGCATTTCCTTTGCCTGGGGCCGGCCTTCGGTCCTGACTTTCGTCGGCGTATTTGCAGGGGTCTGGGTGATTCTTTCTGCCTTGAGCGAAATACGCCAACGACAGAAAATGGGGCGCAATTTCTTTGCTCTGCCGCGCTCGGTATTAGGCATGCTGACTGCACATATCGGCCTGGGCCTGTTTGTCCTCGGTACCACGGTGACCAGCGTGTTCAGCATTGAAAAAGACCTGGCGTTGCGAGCCGGCGACGTCGTCGAAATGGCCGGCTACCAATTCAAACTGGAAACCCTGCGCAATACCGAAGGGCCAAATTTTGATGCGGTCGAAGGCGTGGTCACAATCAGGCGCGATGGCGAAGTGGTGACGACTTTGTATCCGCAGAAACGCGTGTACCGAGTACAGACCAGCCCGATGACTGAGGCCGGAATCGATGCCGGCTGGACCCGGGATTTGTTTGTCGCGCTCGGTGACGATCTGGGTAACGGCAGCTGGAGCCTCAGGATCCAGTTCAAACCGCTGGTGCGTTTTATCTGGCTGGGCGCACTGGTGATGGCATTTGGCGGCCTGCTGTCGATGAGCGATCCCCGTTACCGGAAAAAAAGGCGGGCCGAAGCGCCGGCGCCTGAATTGGCCGAAGGCGCCGCTCCATGA
- a CDS encoding DsbE family thiol:disulfide interchange protein: MIRFVAPIVILAILVSFFFVGLHKDPSIVPSPLIGKPAPAYELPLLLKPEETLGTEKLLGHIYLLNIWGTWCPGCRVEHGALLEIQRQNIVPIYGLNLKDDPRLARQWLAELGNPYVATMVDTEGRVSIDWGVYGAPETFLVDHKGMVVHKLIAPINMQIWHEDFLPLIQQLKVAQP, encoded by the coding sequence ATGATCCGTTTCGTCGCGCCCATCGTTATTCTTGCAATACTGGTCAGCTTTTTCTTTGTCGGTTTGCACAAAGATCCCAGCATCGTGCCCTCACCGTTGATCGGCAAGCCTGCCCCTGCTTATGAGCTACCCTTGTTGCTGAAGCCGGAGGAGACCCTGGGTACGGAAAAATTGCTCGGCCACATTTATTTGCTCAATATCTGGGGAACCTGGTGTCCCGGCTGTCGCGTCGAACATGGCGCGTTGCTGGAAATCCAGCGCCAGAATATCGTGCCGATTTACGGTCTTAATTTGAAAGACGATCCGCGCCTGGCCCGGCAATGGCTGGCGGAACTGGGCAATCCCTATGTGGCGACAATGGTTGATACCGAAGGCCGCGTCAGCATTGACTGGGGCGTTTACGGAGCTCCCGAAACCTTCCTGGTCGACCACAAAGGCATGGTCGTCCATAAGTTGATAGCGCCAATTAACATGCAAATCTGGCATGAAGATTTCCTACCGTTGATTCAACAACTCAAGGTGGCGCAGCCATGA
- a CDS encoding cytochrome c-type biogenesis protein CcmH: MKKMIAVLLLMPLLLFAIDDSDIMEDPELQARYETLNRELRCLVCQNQPISDSNAPLAKDLRRQVREMLLSGSSDREIYSYMTDRYGDFVLYRPPFAKRTWLLWLAPGIFLLLGGAILTRTIRQRAAMPIDDDEDEDVEK; encoded by the coding sequence ATGAAAAAAATGATCGCCGTTTTGTTGTTGATGCCGTTGTTATTGTTTGCCATCGATGACAGCGACATCATGGAAGATCCCGAATTACAGGCACGCTATGAGACGCTTAACCGAGAATTGCGTTGCCTGGTTTGCCAGAACCAGCCGATCTCTGACTCGAACGCACCGCTGGCAAAAGATCTGCGCCGCCAGGTCCGGGAAATGCTGCTGTCCGGTTCCAGCGATCGCGAAATTTATAGCTACATGACGGACCGCTATGGCGACTTTGTCTTGTACCGGCCGCCTTTTGCAAAGCGCACCTGGCTGTTGTGGCTGGCTCCCGGGATTTTTCTGTTGCTCGGCGGCGCCATCCTGACGCGTACGATTCGGCAAAGAGCGGCGATGCCCATCGATGATGATGAAGACGAGGATGTCGAAAAATGA